TTGCCGCGTTGGCGTGATGTTAGCCACATCGATGATGTGGCGTCAGCACCTCGCACAGGAGAGCGGCCCCGACATGGCCGGGAGATGACGCGGCCCCGCCCGCCGGAAGGGCGGACGGGGCCGGGCGGAGCCGGTGCGGCGGACTAGCGCGCCGCGCGGTTGACGGCGGAGACGACGGCCTTCAGGGAGGCGCGCGTCGTGTTCGCGTCGATGCCGATGCCCCACAGCACCTTGTCGCCGATCGCGCACTCGATGTACGAGGCGGCCTGCGCGGACGCGCCCTCGCTCATCGTGTGCTCCTGGTAGTCCAGGAGGCGCACGTCGATGCCGATGCCCTGCAGCGCGTCGAAGAAGGCGGAGATCGGGCCGTTGCCCGTGCCGGTCAGGACGGTGTCCGCGCCGTCCAGCGTGGCGTCGACGGTGAGGCGGTCGACGCCGTCCGTGTCGGTCGTCGTCTGGCCGTTCTTGACCTGAATCCGCCCCCAGGGATTCGCGGGGTTCGGCAGGTACTCGTCCTGGAAGACGCTCCAGATCGCACCGGGCGTGACCTCGCCGCCCTCGGTGTCGGTCTTCGCCTGGATGATCCTGGAGAACTCGATCTGCATGCGGCGGGGCAGGTCCAGCTTGTGGTCGTTCTTCAGGACGTACGCGATGCCGCCCTTGCCGGACTGCGAGTTGACGCGGATCACGGCTTCGTAGGACCGGCCGACGTCCTTGGGGTCGATGGGCAGGTACGGCACGGCCCACTCGACGTCGTCGACGGTCTTGCCCGCGGCGGCGGCCCGGGACTCCAGCGCGTCGAAGCCCTTCTTGATGGCGTCCTGGTGGGAGCCGGAGAAGGCGGTGTAGACCAGGTCGCCCGCGTACGGGTGGCGGGGGTGGACCTCCATCTGCGTGCAGTACTCGTACACGCGGCGGACCTCGTCGATGTCGGACAGGTCGATCTGCGGGTCGACGCCCTGCGAGAAGAGGTTCATGCCCAGCGTCACCAGGTCGACGTTGCCGGTGCGCTCGCCCTGGCCGAACAGGCATCCCTCGACGCGGTCGCCGCCGGCCATGACGGCCAGCTCGGCGGCGGCGACGGCGGTGCCGCGGTCGTTGTGCGGGTGGATGGAGAGGCACACGTGCTCGCGCCGCGACAGGTTGCGGGACATCCACTCGAAGCGGTCCGCGTGGGTGGAGGGCGTGGAGCGCTCGACCGTGGCGGGCAGGTTGAGGATGATCTCGCGGTCGGCGTCGGGCTGCCAGACGTCCATGACGCCCTCGCAGACCTCCAGGGCGAAGTCCAGCTCGGTGTCGGTGAAGA
The sequence above is a segment of the Streptomyces sp. Je 1-369 genome. Coding sequences within it:
- the leuA gene encoding 2-isopropylmalate synthase; the protein is MPNFQRPTSMPIHKYGQYEQVDIPDRTWPDNRITVAPRWLSTDLRDGNQALIDPMSPARKRAMFDLLVRMGYKEIEVGFPSSGQTDFDFVRSIIEDENAIPEDVTISVLTQAREELIERTVESLKGARRATVHLYNATAPVWRDVVFRGSRDAVKQIAVDGTRLVMEYADKLLDDRTTFGYQYSPEIFTDTELDFALEVCEGVMDVWQPDADREIILNLPATVERSTPSTHADRFEWMSRNLSRREHVCLSIHPHNDRGTAVAAAELAVMAGGDRVEGCLFGQGERTGNVDLVTLGMNLFSQGVDPQIDLSDIDEVRRVYEYCTQMEVHPRHPYAGDLVYTAFSGSHQDAIKKGFDALESRAAAAGKTVDDVEWAVPYLPIDPKDVGRSYEAVIRVNSQSGKGGIAYVLKNDHKLDLPRRMQIEFSRIIQAKTDTEGGEVTPGAIWSVFQDEYLPNPANPWGRIQVKNGQTTTDTDGVDRLTVDATLDGADTVLTGTGNGPISAFFDALQGIGIDVRLLDYQEHTMSEGASAQAASYIECAIGDKVLWGIGIDANTTRASLKAVVSAVNRAAR